In one Halorubrum sp. CBA1229 genomic region, the following are encoded:
- the mvaD gene encoding phosphomevalonate decarboxylase MvaD, which produces MTEKATARAHPIQGLVKYHGMRDPELRLPYHDSISLCTAPTATTTTVEWQPDASEDTYVIGGEEVDGRAAERIDMVVDHVRELAGVDAAVRLESENSFPSNIGFGSSSSGFAAAALALTEAAGLDLSLPEVSTVARRGSSSAARSVTGAYSRLDAGLNDADCRSHRLDVGTGEDGFDPEEDLRIVAAHVPAYKETEEAHREAAESHMMQARTAHVQDQLVEMTDALREGDFDRIFETAEHDSLSLTATTMTGPAGWVYWQPETIAVFNAVRELREEGVPVYFSTDTGASVYVNTLADHADEVESWIAEIGIDTDVWEVGGPARVLDESEALF; this is translated from the coding sequence ATGACCGAGAAGGCCACCGCGCGAGCCCACCCGATCCAGGGGCTCGTCAAGTACCACGGGATGCGCGACCCGGAGCTCCGGCTCCCGTACCACGACAGCATCAGCCTCTGTACCGCGCCGACCGCGACGACGACCACGGTCGAGTGGCAGCCCGACGCGAGCGAGGACACCTACGTCATCGGGGGCGAGGAAGTGGACGGGAGGGCCGCCGAGCGTATCGATATGGTCGTCGACCACGTCCGCGAGCTGGCCGGCGTCGACGCCGCCGTCCGGCTGGAGAGCGAGAACTCCTTCCCGTCGAACATCGGGTTCGGCTCCTCGTCGTCCGGGTTCGCGGCCGCCGCGCTCGCGCTCACCGAGGCCGCAGGCCTCGACCTCTCGCTTCCCGAGGTGTCCACGGTCGCCCGTCGCGGGTCCTCCTCCGCGGCCCGCTCGGTCACCGGCGCGTACTCCCGGCTCGACGCCGGACTCAACGACGCGGACTGCCGCTCGCACCGACTGGACGTGGGCACGGGCGAAGACGGGTTCGACCCCGAGGAGGACCTCCGCATCGTCGCCGCGCACGTGCCCGCTTATAAGGAGACGGAGGAGGCGCACCGCGAGGCGGCGGAGAGCCACATGATGCAGGCGCGGACCGCGCACGTGCAGGACCAGCTCGTCGAGATGACCGACGCGCTCCGCGAGGGCGACTTCGACCGGATCTTCGAGACCGCCGAGCACGACTCGCTCTCGCTGACGGCGACGACGATGACCGGCCCCGCGGGCTGGGTGTACTGGCAGCCGGAGACGATCGCCGTGTTCAACGCGGTCCGCGAACTGCGCGAGGAGGGCGTCCCCGTCTACTTCTCGACGGACACCGGCGCCTCGGTGTACGTGAACACGCTCGCCGACCACGCCGACGAGGTCGAGAGCTGGATCGCCGAGATCGGGATCGACACCGACGTCTGGGAGGTCGGCGGCCCGGCGCGCGTGCTCGACGAGAGCGAGGCGCTCTTTTAA
- a CDS encoding methionine adenosyltransferase, with product MDRNIQVSRLDRRAVEDQEVEIVERKGIGHPDSICDGIAESVSRALSQLYLDRVGKVLHYNTDETQLVAGRAAPAYGGGEVVEPIYVLIVGRATKEYDGQQLPVDSTALAAARDYLAEAIPELEYGTDVVVDAKLGEGSGDLQDVFGEETQQVPMANDTSFGVGHAPLTETETIVHEAERALNGRYHDEHPELGPDVKIMGKREGDRIDITVAAAMVDRYVDGLDEYDDAVDDVREFVTGLAEDHTDREVHVDVNTADDYDEGSVYLTVTGTSAEQGDDGSVGRGNRANGLITPNRPMSMEATSGKNPVNHIGKIYNLLSTRIAESVTDEVDGIRDLQVRLLSQIGRPIDEPHVADAQLVTEEGVAIGDIEPEVLEIVDRELNDVTDVTRSVIDGDVSTF from the coding sequence ATGGACCGGAACATTCAGGTCAGCCGTCTCGACCGGCGGGCCGTCGAGGACCAAGAGGTCGAGATCGTCGAGCGGAAGGGTATCGGACACCCTGACTCGATCTGTGACGGAATCGCGGAGTCGGTGTCGCGGGCGCTCTCGCAGCTCTACTTGGACCGCGTCGGAAAGGTGCTTCACTACAACACGGACGAGACCCAGCTCGTCGCCGGGCGCGCCGCGCCCGCCTACGGCGGCGGCGAGGTCGTCGAGCCGATCTACGTGCTCATCGTCGGGCGCGCCACGAAGGAGTACGACGGCCAGCAGCTCCCGGTCGACTCGACCGCGCTGGCGGCCGCCCGCGACTACCTCGCGGAGGCGATCCCGGAGCTGGAGTACGGCACCGACGTCGTCGTCGACGCCAAGCTCGGCGAGGGCTCCGGCGACCTCCAGGACGTCTTCGGCGAGGAGACCCAGCAGGTCCCGATGGCGAACGACACCTCCTTCGGCGTCGGCCACGCCCCCCTCACCGAGACCGAGACGATCGTTCACGAGGCCGAGCGCGCGCTCAACGGACGCTACCACGACGAGCACCCCGAGCTCGGCCCCGACGTGAAGATCATGGGCAAACGCGAGGGCGACCGGATCGACATCACGGTCGCGGCCGCGATGGTCGACCGCTACGTCGACGGGCTCGACGAGTACGACGACGCGGTCGACGATGTGCGCGAGTTCGTCACCGGGCTCGCCGAGGACCACACCGACCGCGAGGTCCACGTCGACGTCAACACCGCCGACGACTACGACGAGGGGTCGGTGTACCTCACCGTCACCGGCACCTCCGCGGAGCAGGGGGACGACGGCTCGGTCGGGCGCGGCAACCGCGCGAACGGCCTCATCACCCCGAACCGACCGATGTCGATGGAGGCGACCTCCGGGAAGAACCCCGTCAACCACATCGGGAAGATCTACAACCTGCTTTCGACCCGGATCGCCGAGTCGGTCACCGACGAGGTCGACGGGATCCGCGACCTGCAGGTCCGCCTGCTCTCGCAGATCGGCCGGCCGATCGACGAGCCCCACGTCGCCGACGCGCAGCTCGTCACCGAGGAGGGGGTCGCGATCGGCGACATCGAGCCGGAGGTCCTCGAGATCGTCGACCGCGAGCTGAACGACGTCACCGACGTGACCCGCAGCGTCATCGACGGCGACGTCTCGACGTTCTGA
- a CDS encoding DUF5804 family protein has product MTRVCLLGDPDVNLTYELLSRETARDALATYDIEEPFANSLAVDTVSLGAAVALLNDLNWYLVRFVDEALVREPSISTDEWLSRDLAREVRDGAVPPEETDQRLKVFGLVDGRPVEPLYVRRQQGETPEYDLRDVDETVIVRVSESEFSG; this is encoded by the coding sequence GTGACGCGGGTGTGTCTCCTCGGCGATCCGGACGTCAACCTCACCTACGAGCTGCTGTCTCGGGAGACCGCCCGGGACGCGCTCGCGACGTACGACATCGAGGAGCCGTTCGCGAACAGCCTCGCGGTCGACACCGTGAGCCTCGGCGCCGCCGTCGCGCTGTTGAACGACCTCAACTGGTACCTCGTGCGCTTCGTCGACGAGGCGCTCGTCCGCGAGCCGTCGATCTCCACCGACGAGTGGCTCTCGCGCGACCTCGCCCGCGAGGTTCGCGACGGCGCCGTCCCGCCCGAGGAGACCGACCAGCGCCTGAAGGTGTTCGGCCTCGTCGACGGGCGGCCGGTCGAGCCGCTGTACGTTCGGCGGCAACAGGGCGAGACGCCCGAATACGACCTCCGTGACGTCGACGAGACGGTGATCGTCCGGGTGAGCGAGTCGGAATTCTCGGGGTAA
- a CDS encoding DUF4260 domain-containing protein — protein sequence MDTRSILRLEGAGLFAAATAAYFSLGGPLWLFAVLALAPDISMAAYLAGPRVGSRFYNAFHTYLAPLSLLGVGVGLGVTPLSWIALVWAAHIGADRAVGYGLKRPTGFKHTHLSVEADRDSRIAGHGPVVPDAGGRDD from the coding sequence ATGGATACGCGATCTATTCTCCGACTCGAAGGGGCCGGGCTCTTCGCCGCGGCGACCGCGGCGTACTTCTCGCTGGGCGGCCCGCTCTGGCTGTTCGCGGTGCTCGCTCTCGCCCCCGACATCTCGATGGCGGCGTACCTCGCGGGACCTCGCGTCGGCAGTCGTTTCTACAACGCCTTTCACACGTATCTCGCGCCGTTGAGCCTCTTGGGAGTCGGGGTGGGGCTCGGCGTAACGCCCCTCTCATGGATCGCGCTCGTCTGGGCCGCTCACATCGGTGCCGACCGCGCCGTGGGGTACGGACTGAAGCGCCCGACCGGATTCAAACACACCCACCTCTCCGTCGAGGCCGACCGCGACTCTCGAATCGCGGGGCACGGACCAGTGGTCCCCGACGCCGGCGGCAGGGACGACTGA
- the pyrB gene encoding aspartate carbamoyltransferase produces MRQDHLITATQLSRDDIEAVLDRAREVADDPAAYADRHAGRVLALCFFEPSTRTRMSFDSAAKRLGMNTVDMGDVDSSSVSKGESLSDTVRVIEGYADALVLRHPSEGAATLAAENVSVPVVNAGDGAGQHPSQTLLDLHTIRENHGLEDLTVGIMGDLKYGRTVHSLAAALTEFDANQHFISPESLRLPRSVRFDLHETGAQMREHTDLEDVLGELDVLYVTRIQKERFPDENEYHRVAGEYRIDAETLEDASDDLTVMHPLPRVDEISPDVDETDHATYFEQAHNGIPVRMALLDTLMENAEAAEGMEVDR; encoded by the coding sequence ATGCGTCAGGACCACCTCATCACCGCGACACAGCTCTCGCGGGATGACATCGAGGCGGTGCTCGACCGGGCCCGCGAGGTCGCCGACGACCCCGCCGCCTACGCGGACCGGCACGCCGGGCGCGTGCTCGCGCTCTGTTTCTTCGAGCCGAGCACGCGCACCCGGATGAGCTTCGACAGCGCGGCCAAACGCCTCGGGATGAACACCGTCGACATGGGCGACGTCGACTCCTCGTCGGTGTCGAAGGGGGAGTCGCTCTCGGACACCGTCCGCGTCATCGAGGGCTACGCGGACGCGCTCGTCCTCCGACATCCGAGCGAGGGCGCCGCGACACTGGCCGCCGAGAACGTCTCCGTCCCGGTCGTCAACGCGGGCGACGGCGCGGGGCAGCACCCCTCGCAGACCCTCCTCGACCTCCACACGATCCGCGAGAACCACGGCCTCGAGGACCTCACGGTCGGGATCATGGGCGACCTGAAGTACGGCCGCACGGTCCACTCGCTGGCCGCGGCGCTCACGGAGTTCGACGCCAACCAGCACTTCATCAGCCCCGAGTCGCTGCGGCTCCCGCGGTCGGTCCGGTTCGACCTCCACGAGACCGGCGCGCAGATGCGCGAGCACACCGACCTGGAGGACGTGCTCGGCGAGCTCGACGTGCTGTACGTCACCCGGATCCAGAAGGAGCGGTTCCCCGACGAGAACGAGTACCACCGCGTCGCCGGCGAGTATCGGATCGACGCCGAGACGCTCGAGGACGCCTCCGACGACCTCACCGTGATGCACCCGCTCCCGCGCGTCGACGAGATCTCGCCCGACGTCGACGAGACCGATCACGCGACGTACTTCGAGCAGGCGCACAACGGGATTCCGGTGCGGATGGCGCTGCTCGACACCCTCATGGAGAACGCCGAGGCCGCCGAGGGGATGGAGGTGGACCGATGA
- a CDS encoding pyridoxal phosphate-dependent aminotransferase, producing the protein MPNFSDRVERISISGIREVFEAAGDDAINLGLGQPDFPTPAHARQAAVDAIEDGKADAYTENKGTRSLREAIAEKHRADQGIDLDPGNVIATAGGSEALHVAMEAHVSEGDEVVIPDPGFVSYDALTKLAGGEPVPAPLRDDLTIDPAAIEDAITDDTAAFVVNSPGNPTGAVSSEEDVREFARIADEHDVLCISDEVYEYTVFDGEHYSPMEFAETDSVVVVNSASKLFSMTGWRLGWVYGSDERVERMLRVHQYAQACASAPAQYAAEGALRGDRGIVDEMTASFERRRDLLLEGFDDIGLDCPTPQGAFYAMPRVPEGFVDECLDRGVIVVPGEAFGEHGRGHARISYATDESELREALDVMAEAYEAAK; encoded by the coding sequence ATGCCGAACTTCTCCGACAGGGTCGAGCGGATCTCCATCAGCGGGATCCGCGAGGTGTTCGAGGCGGCCGGCGACGACGCGATCAACCTCGGGCTCGGGCAGCCCGACTTCCCCACGCCAGCGCACGCGAGGCAGGCCGCCGTCGACGCGATCGAGGACGGGAAGGCGGACGCCTACACCGAGAACAAGGGGACCCGGTCGCTGCGGGAGGCGATCGCGGAGAAACACCGGGCGGACCAGGGGATCGACCTCGATCCCGGGAACGTGATCGCCACTGCGGGGGGGAGCGAGGCGCTCCACGTCGCGATGGAGGCGCACGTGAGCGAGGGCGACGAGGTCGTGATCCCGGATCCGGGATTCGTCTCGTACGACGCGCTCACGAAACTCGCGGGCGGCGAGCCCGTCCCCGCCCCGCTGCGCGACGACCTCACGATCGACCCGGCCGCGATCGAGGACGCGATCACCGACGACACCGCGGCGTTCGTGGTGAACTCGCCCGGCAACCCCACCGGGGCGGTCTCCTCCGAGGAAGACGTGCGGGAGTTCGCGCGGATCGCGGACGAACACGACGTGCTCTGTATCTCCGACGAGGTGTACGAGTACACCGTCTTCGACGGCGAGCACTACTCGCCGATGGAGTTCGCGGAGACGGACAGCGTCGTCGTCGTCAACTCCGCCTCGAAGCTGTTCTCGATGACGGGCTGGCGGCTCGGCTGGGTGTACGGCTCCGACGAGCGCGTCGAGCGCATGCTGCGCGTCCACCAGTACGCGCAGGCCTGCGCGTCGGCCCCGGCGCAGTACGCGGCCGAGGGCGCGCTGCGCGGCGACCGCGGGATCGTCGACGAGATGACCGCCTCCTTCGAGCGCCGCCGCGACCTCCTGTTGGAGGGGTTCGATGATATTGGCCTCGACTGTCCCACCCCGCAGGGCGCCTTCTACGCGATGCCGCGGGTGCCCGAGGGGTTCGTCGACGAGTGCCTCGACCGCGGGGTGATCGTCGTCCCCGGCGAGGCGTTCGGCGAGCACGGCCGCGGCCACGCGCGCATCTCGTACGCGACCGACGAGAGCGAGCTCCGGGAGGCGCTCGACGTGATGGCGGAGGCCTACGAGGCGGCGAAGTAG
- a CDS encoding helix-turn-helix domain-containing protein, whose translation MKYLRVELRYPPELMHPIHRLIDESDAIERDVLVQGTVFGEPDDTFLFYVEGDIDVYTDALRSVDRIREFDVTRIDESGHYVFLTQRRDGADDATFDPLQRTGVVVVPPIDFRPNGIARLTAIGNGGPLREALAGLPERIDTTVLRIGEYDWRQHLFDPELTDRQFDALAAAVESGYYDAPREATVEEVAARIDASASTASEHLRKAESAVMTAFMELREVS comes from the coding sequence GTGAAGTACCTCCGAGTCGAACTCCGGTATCCGCCGGAACTCATGCACCCGATACACCGGCTCATCGACGAGTCCGACGCTATCGAGCGCGACGTGCTCGTTCAGGGGACGGTGTTCGGCGAACCGGACGACACCTTCCTCTTCTACGTAGAGGGGGACATCGACGTGTACACCGACGCGCTTCGGTCGGTCGACCGCATTCGGGAGTTCGACGTGACCCGGATCGACGAATCGGGTCACTACGTCTTCCTCACGCAGCGTCGCGACGGCGCCGACGACGCGACGTTCGACCCGCTCCAGCGAACGGGCGTCGTCGTCGTCCCGCCGATCGACTTCCGCCCGAATGGGATCGCGCGGCTGACGGCGATCGGGAACGGCGGCCCGCTCCGGGAGGCGCTCGCGGGCCTCCCGGAGCGGATCGACACCACCGTCCTCCGGATCGGCGAGTACGACTGGCGGCAGCACCTCTTCGATCCGGAGCTGACCGACCGGCAGTTCGACGCGCTCGCGGCCGCCGTCGAGAGCGGCTACTACGACGCACCCCGGGAAGCGACCGTCGAGGAGGTCGCGGCGCGGATCGACGCCTCCGCGAGCACCGCGTCGGAGCACCTCCGGAAAGCGGAGTCGGCCGTGATGACCGCGTTCATGGAGCTTCGCGAGGTGTCGTGA
- the pyrI gene encoding aspartate carbamoyltransferase regulatory subunit encodes MSDHELRVSKIRDGTVIDHVEGGQALNVLAILGIDGSEGFGVSVGMNVPSDRLGRKDIVKVEERELSQSEVDVLSLIAPEATINIVRDFEVVEKNRVTRPDTVTGVLSCPNRNCITNADEPIETRFDVVADGVRCDYCSTILRADIADHIDV; translated from the coding sequence ATGAGCGACCACGAGCTCCGCGTCTCGAAGATCCGCGACGGCACCGTGATCGACCACGTCGAGGGCGGGCAGGCGCTCAACGTGCTCGCGATCCTCGGGATCGACGGCTCGGAAGGGTTCGGCGTCTCCGTCGGGATGAACGTCCCCTCGGACCGGCTCGGCCGGAAGGACATCGTGAAGGTCGAAGAGCGGGAGCTCTCGCAGTCCGAGGTCGACGTGCTCTCGCTCATCGCGCCCGAGGCGACGATCAACATCGTCCGCGACTTCGAGGTCGTCGAGAAGAACCGGGTGACTCGCCCCGACACCGTGACCGGCGTGCTCTCGTGCCCGAACCGTAACTGCATCACGAACGCCGACGAGCCGATCGAGACCCGGTTCGACGTCGTCGCCGACGGCGTCCGCTGCGACTACTGCTCGACGATCCTGCGCGCCGACATCGCCGACCACATCGACGTGTGA
- a CDS encoding ThuA domain-containing protein — MARVTVWNEYRHERESDVVADRYPDGIHAVLAEVFEEAGHDVRTATLDEGPEHGLTEAVLDDTDVLTWWGHAAHDEVRDEVVDRVHERVLDGMGLLVLHSAHYSKIFKKLMGTSCSLKWREAAETERLWAIEPSHPIADGIGEYIEVDEAEMYGERFDVPAPDTLVFNSWFEGGETFRSGCCYRRGSGKVFYFRPGHETYPVYYNDDVRRVLRNAVEWAEPGDGPNPEFGNADPIEDIDTSDDRTVH, encoded by the coding sequence ATGGCACGCGTCACGGTCTGGAACGAGTACCGTCACGAGCGCGAGAGCGACGTCGTCGCCGACCGCTATCCCGACGGGATCCACGCGGTCCTCGCGGAGGTCTTCGAGGAGGCGGGCCACGACGTCCGCACCGCCACGCTCGACGAGGGACCCGAGCACGGCCTCACCGAGGCGGTCCTCGACGACACCGACGTGCTCACGTGGTGGGGCCACGCCGCCCACGACGAGGTGCGCGACGAGGTCGTCGACCGCGTCCACGAGCGGGTGCTCGACGGGATGGGCCTCTTGGTGCTTCACTCCGCGCACTACTCGAAGATCTTCAAGAAGCTGATGGGCACCAGCTGCTCGCTGAAGTGGCGGGAGGCCGCCGAGACGGAGCGGCTCTGGGCGATCGAGCCGAGCCACCCGATCGCCGACGGGATCGGCGAGTACATCGAGGTCGACGAGGCGGAGATGTACGGCGAGCGCTTCGACGTTCCCGCGCCGGACACGCTCGTTTTCAACTCCTGGTTCGAAGGCGGCGAGACGTTCCGATCCGGCTGCTGTTACCGCCGCGGCAGCGGGAAGGTGTTCTACTTCCGCCCGGGCCACGAGACGTATCCGGTGTACTACAACGACGACGTCCGGCGGGTGCTCCGGAACGCGGTCGAGTGGGCGGAACCGGGCGACGGCCCGAATCCCGAATTCGGCAACGCCGACCCGATCGAGGATATCGACACGAGCGACGACCGAACGGTCCACTAG
- a CDS encoding ASCH domain-containing protein, giving the protein MSENDPADLLPNDRVKQAALDGDVTQLHRGNQYGDEGDVFEIDGVDFELTEVTERTLGDMTDADAKREGSPSLEAYKERMVRAHGGNFDWDDDADVVRHRFERVGE; this is encoded by the coding sequence ATGTCCGAGAACGATCCAGCGGACCTGCTCCCGAACGACCGCGTGAAACAGGCCGCGCTCGACGGCGACGTCACGCAGCTCCACCGCGGGAATCAGTACGGCGACGAGGGCGACGTCTTCGAGATCGACGGCGTCGACTTCGAACTGACCGAGGTCACCGAGCGCACCCTCGGCGACATGACCGACGCCGACGCGAAGCGAGAGGGGTCGCCGTCGCTGGAGGCGTACAAAGAGCGGATGGTCCGCGCGCACGGCGGGAACTTCGACTGGGACGACGACGCCGACGTGGTACGCCACCGGTTCGAGCGCGTCGGCGAGTAG
- a CDS encoding DUF5821 family protein produces MGSPGDGDGATADSSDAPDSSDAPDGSDAPDGSDEPSEVAVAVDRWGGELATAVESALAGRSGVVAVGVPLGLLPPVLAARRRTDDAEPWRIACRPGAVDALARAFVLGTDVAEAVADGSLELRTPADDGASGDLLKADAAARSLAFATPDRVDAVAGPRADRALLSETGDATAAAAHRAATARFEAATPATVEMPSRTRLLAAAREVLDDRFADDLAAVLDALDYGAVGRTVAPADRTLLVALAARHDHLFRDLRRWVDGAGGEGGEGDGAGGEGTEGDDAEGDADRVAIAPGQELTADRRALVERELIESIKVPMGAGRPKLRLRAVDEVLLRARPSEVLSVLRGRFALPLDGDGTLRRGPDGEGRRPVWDR; encoded by the coding sequence ATGGGTTCCCCGGGGGACGGCGACGGCGCTACCGCCGACAGCTCCGACGCTCCCGACAGCTCTGACGCCCCCGACGGCTCCGACGCCCCCGACGGCTCCGACGAACCCTCCGAAGTCGCCGTCGCGGTCGATCGGTGGGGCGGGGAGCTCGCGACCGCGGTCGAGTCGGCGCTCGCGGGACGGTCCGGCGTCGTCGCCGTCGGCGTTCCGCTCGGGCTGCTTCCGCCCGTCCTCGCGGCCCGACGGCGGACCGACGACGCCGAGCCGTGGCGGATCGCCTGTCGGCCCGGTGCCGTCGACGCGCTCGCTCGGGCGTTCGTCCTCGGTACCGACGTCGCCGAGGCGGTCGCGGACGGATCGCTCGAACTCCGGACGCCCGCTGACGACGGGGCTTCCGGAGACCTATTGAAAGCCGATGCCGCCGCTCGCTCGCTCGCGTTCGCGACGCCCGACCGCGTCGACGCGGTCGCCGGCCCCCGCGCGGACCGGGCCCTCCTCTCGGAGACGGGAGACGCGACCGCGGCCGCGGCGCACCGGGCCGCGACGGCTCGGTTCGAGGCGGCGACGCCCGCGACCGTCGAGATGCCCTCGCGGACCCGCCTGCTCGCCGCGGCGCGCGAGGTCCTCGACGACCGGTTCGCCGACGACCTGGCGGCGGTCCTCGACGCGCTCGACTACGGCGCGGTCGGGCGGACCGTGGCGCCCGCCGATCGAACCCTCCTCGTCGCGCTGGCGGCCCGCCACGATCACCTCTTTCGGGACCTCAGGCGGTGGGTCGACGGCGCGGGCGGCGAGGGGGGCGAGGGCGACGGCGCTGGCGGCGAGGGGACCGAAGGCGACGACGCCGAAGGGGACGCCGACCGCGTCGCGATCGCGCCCGGACAGGAGCTCACGGCCGACCGGCGCGCGCTCGTGGAGCGGGAGCTGATCGAGTCGATCAAGGTTCCGATGGGGGCGGGGCGACCCAAGCTCCGGCTCAGGGCGGTCGACGAGGTGCTCTTGCGGGCACGGCCGAGCGAGGTGCTCAGCGTGCTCCGCGGGCGGTTCGCGCTCCCGCTCGACGGGGACGGCACGCTCCGGCGGGGTCCCGACGGCGAGGGGCGCCGGCCGGTGTGGGACCGCTAG
- a CDS encoding NADH-quinone oxidoreductase subunit C has product MSIDATTDGVDAATKPDPFSSISELVVGRETHLNAPAARIRPDAVREALSTLKAEAGFDHLACVTAQEYEGRYESIYHLRTFDDPTQEVSVVVPADTDTPVSESAEPVFRTADWHEREAYDLIGIEYDDHPDLRRILLPETWQGHPLSMDYDKDQPQIAALSENEPVEPGSSTAVGSDTMLLNIGPHHPATHGVLHLQVTLDGEDVVDVEPDIGYIHRCEEQMAQSGTYRHQIMPYPDRWDWGGAGLLNEWAYARAAEDLADIEVPEYAQVVRTMAAECSRILSHMLAMGAYALDVIGDFTATFMYAIQERERVQDVLEELTGQRLMFNYFRLGGVVWDLPEPREEFFSTVREFLDGLPRRLEEYHDLLTRNGILQLRTVDTGVLPPDVAKEYGCTGPVLRGSGVDYDLRRDDPYGYYDELDWDVVTEDGCDNYSRLLVRMREVEESAKIIEQCVDLLEDWPEDERTIQANVPRTLRPDDDAEIYRAVEAAKGELGIYIRSDGTDKPARFKIRGPSFSNLQALPEMANGESIPDLIASLGSLDTIMGEVDR; this is encoded by the coding sequence ATGTCGATCGACGCGACGACAGACGGCGTCGACGCAGCGACGAAACCGGACCCGTTCTCGTCGATTTCGGAGCTGGTCGTCGGACGCGAGACGCATCTGAACGCCCCCGCCGCGCGAATTCGCCCGGACGCGGTCCGAGAGGCGCTCTCGACGCTGAAAGCGGAAGCTGGCTTCGATCACCTCGCCTGCGTCACCGCTCAGGAGTACGAGGGCCGCTACGAGTCGATCTACCACCTGCGGACGTTCGACGACCCGACCCAAGAGGTCAGCGTCGTCGTGCCCGCCGACACGGATACTCCCGTTTCGGAGTCGGCCGAGCCCGTCTTCCGCACCGCCGACTGGCACGAGCGGGAGGCGTACGACCTGATCGGCATCGAGTACGACGACCACCCCGACCTGCGCCGGATTCTGCTGCCGGAGACGTGGCAGGGCCACCCTCTGTCGATGGATTACGACAAGGACCAGCCCCAGATCGCCGCGCTCTCCGAGAATGAGCCCGTCGAACCGGGCTCGTCGACGGCGGTGGGGAGCGACACCATGCTCCTCAACATCGGGCCGCACCACCCGGCGACCCACGGCGTGCTCCACCTCCAGGTCACCTTAGACGGGGAGGACGTCGTCGACGTCGAACCCGACATCGGTTACATCCACCGCTGCGAGGAGCAGATGGCCCAGTCGGGGACGTACCGGCACCAGATCATGCCGTACCCCGACCGCTGGGATTGGGGCGGTGCCGGCCTCCTCAACGAGTGGGCGTACGCCCGCGCGGCCGAGGACCTCGCCGACATCGAGGTGCCGGAGTACGCGCAGGTCGTCCGGACGATGGCCGCGGAGTGCAGCCGGATCCTCTCGCACATGCTGGCGATGGGGGCGTACGCGCTCGACGTGATCGGCGACTTCACGGCGACGTTCATGTACGCGATCCAAGAGCGCGAGCGCGTCCAAGACGTTCTGGAGGAGCTGACGGGCCAGCGGCTGATGTTCAACTACTTCCGGCTCGGCGGCGTCGTCTGGGACTTGCCGGAGCCGCGCGAGGAGTTCTTCTCGACGGTGCGGGAGTTCCTCGACGGACTCCCGCGTCGCCTGGAGGAGTACCACGACCTCCTCACCCGCAACGGGATCCTCCAGTTGCGCACGGTCGACACGGGGGTCCTGCCGCCGGACGTCGCGAAGGAGTACGGCTGCACCGGACCCGTGCTTCGCGGGTCGGGCGTCGACTACGACCTGCGTCGCGACGACCCGTACGGCTACTACGACGAACTCGACTGGGACGTCGTCACCGAGGACGGCTGCGACAACTACAGTCGCCTGCTCGTCCGGATGCGCGAGGTCGAGGAGTCCGCGAAGATCATCGAACAGTGCGTCGACCTGCTCGAGGACTGGCCGGAGGACGAACGGACGATTCAGGCGAACGTGCCCCGCACGCTCCGCCCGGACGACGACGCCGAGATCTACCGCGCCGTCGAGGCGGCCAAAGGCGAGCTCGGCATCTACATCCGCTCCGACGGCACCGACAAGCCCGCTCGCTTCAAGATCCGCGGCCCCTCCTTCTCGAACCTCCAAGCGCTCCCGGAGATGGCCAACGGCGAGTCGATCCCGGACCTGATCGCCTCGCTGGGGAGCTTGGACACGATCATGGGCGAGGTCGATCGGTGA
- a CDS encoding 2Fe-2S iron-sulfur cluster-binding protein yields the protein MTEYTVEFVGTGETIEVADTETVLSSCIEAGIAQEYSCRVGMCLACSAEIVEGEVTQPAARGLTDEEAEEYALTCMARPQSDLKLDRGKYPPSIEDDAATAAGGDGDGADGAAADDD from the coding sequence ATGACAGAGTACACCGTCGAGTTCGTCGGCACCGGCGAGACGATCGAGGTGGCCGACACGGAGACGGTCCTCAGCTCCTGTATCGAGGCGGGGATCGCCCAGGAGTACTCCTGCCGCGTCGGGATGTGCCTCGCCTGCTCCGCGGAGATCGTCGAGGGCGAGGTGACCCAGCCGGCCGCCCGGGGGCTCACCGACGAGGAGGCCGAGGAGTACGCGCTCACCTGCATGGCCCGCCCGCAGTCGGACCTGAAGCTCGACCGCGGGAAGTACCCGCCGAGCATCGAGGACGACGCGGCGACCGCGGCCGGCGGGGACGGCGACGGCGCCGACGGCGCGGCCGCGGACGACGACTGA